From Candidatus Effluviviaceae Genus V sp.:
TCAGTGCGTTCATCATCACTCCGGGCTCAGTGACGGGGAGGCCGCACGCCCCAGCCCGGCAGACCGCCGCCGTCGCGCGGCCGTCGTCCGTTCGGAGCTCGCGCGCCCAGGGAGCGATCCGGAGAACGTCGTCGCCTTCCTTTACCAGAACGCACGTCCTCGGCAGGAATGAGCCGTTCAGTGCCTCGGTGAACGCGCGGGTGTCTTCGCCGTCCCGCCGCCCCGCGATGACGACCTCCGCCGTCGGCCCGATGAGGTGGTCGATGCCGCAGAGGAGATAGCCGTAACCCGACGGGTGCAGGCGCACGGCGCCCGTGGCCGAGCGTGCGGCCCGGATCGCGACCTCCTCGAGCTCGGGACGGCCCGTCAACCGCGCCAGGCGCGCGAGGTTCATGACGGCGACGGAGTTCCCGGATGGGAGCGCCCCGTCGTAGATCTCCTTCGGTCGGGCGACCAGCTTCTCGCCATCGTCGGGCGTGAAGTGAAACCCGCCCGACGGATCGCTGAAGTGCTCGAGCATCGAGGCCGTGAGCTCGAGCGCGACGTCCAGGAGCGCCGGCCTCTGCGTCGCCGCGTGGAGCTCCATCAGGCCCCACACGAGGAACGCGTAGTCGTCGAGGTTGCCGCGCACACCGGCGTCGCCGTTGCGGTATCGGTGGAGAAGGCGGTCTCCGGAGCGCATCGTTGAGAGGATGAACGATGCGGCGCGCTCGGCCTCCTCGGCGAAGTCCGGCTCCCCGGTTGCGCGCGCCGTGAACGCGAGCGAGGCGATGATGAGTCCGTTCCAGTCTGTCAGGACCTTGTCGTCGAGCGGCGGGCGCGCACGCTGCTCGCGGACCTCGAGCAGACGCACGCGGGCGTGCTCGAGTCGTGTCGCGGCCTCGTCCGTGGTGAGGTCGAGCGAGCGGGCCAGCGAGTCGAGCGACTCGCCCGCACCCAGCACGTTCGCGCCGGTCGGCTTTCCCGTCGCCTCGTCGACCGCGTTCCCCTCGTCCGTGAGCCCGTGCGCTCTGACGAGGATGTCGGCCTCCTCACCGAGGACGTCACGGACCTCATCGAGCGACCAGAGGTAGAAGCGGCCCTCGCCGCCCTCGCTGTCGGCGTCCTCCGAACAGAAGAACCCGCCGTCGGGAGCGCCGAGTCTCGTGACGACGTAGCGAAGCGTCGTGCGCGCGAGCGCCGCGAAGCGCTCCTCTCCGGTCGCCTGGAACGTCTCGGCCGAGGCGAGCGCGATGAGCGCCTGGTCGTACAGCATCTTCTCGAAGTGTGGGAGGTGCCACCGGTCGTCGGTCGAGTACCGGTGGAAGCCGCCCTCCAGATGGTCGTGGATGCCGCCGCGCCCCATCGCGTCGAGCGTGCGCACTGTCATGTTGAGCGACGCGCGGTCGCCCGTCCTCTTCCACCACCTCAGAAGGAACATCAGCTGGTGGGGTGATGGGAACTTCGGCGCCTCCCCGAACCCTGCGTTGCGCTCGTCGAACTGCGACCTCAGCTCGTCGCGCGCCAGCGCCAGCAGACCCTCGTCGGGCTCGCCCGGTGGAGGCGCCGTCGGACTCCGCAGCGCGTCGCGGACCTGCCCGGTGATGCGGTCGATCTCCCGGGGTGAATCCCTGTAGAGCTCGACGATCTTGGGGACGAGTTCCTTGAGCCCGGGACTGCCGAAGCGGCTCTCCCTGGGAATGTAGGTGGCGGCGAAGAAGGGCGTTCCGTCCGGTGAGGCGATGACCGTGAGCGGCCAGCCGCCGCGGCCGGTCATCATCATTGCGACGTCCATGTAGACGCGGTCGACGTCTGGGCGCTCCTCGCGATCGACCTTGACGCAGACGAAAGCCCCGTTCAGGAGCGCGGCCGTCTCCGGATCCTCGAACGACTCCCGCTCCATGACGTGGCACCAGTGGCAGGCCGCGTAGCCTATCGAGATAAAGAGCGGCTTGCTCTCGCTCCGGGCGCGTTCGAACGCCGCCTCGCCCCATGGATACCAGTCGACCGGGTTCGTCGCATGCTGCAGCAGGTAGGGACTCTGTTCGCCCGCCAGCCGGTTGGTCCTCTTCGGCATGGTGTCATCCGTTCTTCCAGAAGAACGGTCGCGACGGAGCCGCTCGGTCCTCGACGACGGCCCCGCCGCAACACAGGGTGCGGAATGATCGGGTCGTCCTACTCCGTCCGGACCTCCGTCGTGTCCTGAGGGGCCGGCTCCGGGAGCTTCTCGATCCAGTCATCGACCAGCTGGATCTGTCCCTCGGGGAGCGGCTTCGGTCCCATCGGCATCCGGCTTCCGGTGATGTCGTCAAAGCCCCGCAGCTTCCAGACGAGGTAGCTCCGCTCGGGGCGGCCGGGCTCGACCAGGAGCAGGGTGTCGATCTGCGTGCTCGGGACGCCGACCATCGATCCCGGGAAGTCGACCCGCTCGAGGCTCAGGCCCGCCGCGGGACGTCCCTCGCCGTGGCACTGCGCGCAGCGCTGTACCATGAGCTTCGCCACCTCCATCTCCCGGGCCGCCGCTGCAGAATCGGCGGCCGCCTGCGATATCTCAGCGGGAGCGGCATCGACCGCGGCGGGTGCGTCGCCGCCGGTTCCCTCGGCGTGGACGATGAGTGCTCCAGCCGCGAGCAGGACGACGGCGGTCAAAGTGATCATCATCTTCGTTCTCATCGGTCTCTCCAGTCGGGTCAGGCGTGGTTCCTCAGCTTGAGCTCGCCGGGGTGGGGACTCAGGAACGTCTGCCGGGAAAGATACTCCGGCTCGTACTTGCGAGCGTAGTGACC
This genomic window contains:
- a CDS encoding DUF255 domain-containing protein; protein product: MPKRTNRLAGEQSPYLLQHATNPVDWYPWGEAAFERARSESKPLFISIGYAACHWCHVMERESFEDPETAALLNGAFVCVKVDREERPDVDRVYMDVAMMMTGRGGWPLTVIASPDGTPFFAATYIPRESRFGSPGLKELVPKIVELYRDSPREIDRITGQVRDALRSPTAPPPGEPDEGLLALARDELRSQFDERNAGFGEAPKFPSPHQLMFLLRWWKRTGDRASLNMTVRTLDAMGRGGIHDHLEGGFHRYSTDDRWHLPHFEKMLYDQALIALASAETFQATGEERFAALARTTLRYVVTRLGAPDGGFFCSEDADSEGGEGRFYLWSLDEVRDVLGEEADILVRAHGLTDEGNAVDEATGKPTGANVLGAGESLDSLARSLDLTTDEAATRLEHARVRLLEVREQRARPPLDDKVLTDWNGLIIASLAFTARATGEPDFAEEAERAASFILSTMRSGDRLLHRYRNGDAGVRGNLDDYAFLVWGLMELHAATQRPALLDVALELTASMLEHFSDPSGGFHFTPDDGEKLVARPKEIYDGALPSGNSVAVMNLARLARLTGRPELEEVAIRAARSATGAVRLHPSGYGYLLCGIDHLIGPTAEVVIAGRRDGEDTRAFTEALNGSFLPRTCVLVKEGDDVLRIAPWARELRTDDGRATAAVCRAGACGLPVTEPGVMMNALTNVGDSTEG